Sequence from the Chloroflexota bacterium genome:
GCCTTCCTGGAAATGATGCAAGCCGACCAACCTCCGGCCAAAGCCAACGAGCCATCACCTTCCCCATGAACACCCGTTTCCGCCTGCACGCGCCCTATCAGCCCACCGGAGACCAGCCGGAAGCCATCCGCCAACTGGTGGATGGCGTGCGTCGCGGGTATCGCCATCAGGTGCTGCTGGGCGCGACCGGCACGGGCAAAACCTTCACCATGGCTTCCGTCATCGAGCGCGTGCAACTGCCTGCTTTGGTGCTCGCCCACAACAAAACCTTAGCCGCCCAACTCTACGCCGAGTTCAAGGCGTTCTTCCCCGAAAACGCGGTGGAATACTTCGTTTCTTACTACGACTACTACCAGCCCGAAGCCTACGTGCCCCAGCAAGACCTTTACATCGAAAAAGACGCCGACATCAACGAAGAAATCGAGCGCCTGCGGCTGGCCGCGACCACCGCGCTGATGACCCGCCCCGACGTCATCATCGTGGCGTCGGTTTCCGCCATCTACGGCCTGGGCAATCCCGAAGCCTACGGGCGCGGCGTGATTCGCCTGCACACGGGGGAAATCTACCGCCGCAACGCCTTGCTGCGCCAGCTGGTGGAAAGCCAGTACCAGCGCAACGACCTGGACCTGCGCCCGGGCACCTTTCGCGTGCGCGGCGACACCCTGGAAATTGCGCCGGCATACGCGGACGATTTGGTTTACCGCATCGACTTCTTCGGCGACGAGGTGGAGCGCATCGCGGCCTACGATATGTGGGGCAGCCGCCAGGAATTCCTGAACGCGGTGGAAATCTTCCCGGCCAGGCACTACCTCACCGAGGAAGAGAAACTGCAAAAAGCCTTGGCCGACATCGAAGCCGAACTGGAAACCCGCCTCGCCGAACTCAAAGCCCAGGGCAAACTTGTAGAAGCCCAGCGGCTGGAACAGCGCACCCGCTACGACCTGGAAATGCTGCGCGAAATGGGCTATTGCTCCGGCATCGAGAACTACTCCCGCCATCTGGAGCAGCGCCCGCCCGGCTCGCCGCCGTGGACGCTGATGGACTACCTCCCCGCGGAATACCTGCTCATCATCGACGAATCGCACATCACCATCCCGCAGATTCGCGGCATGTACCGCGGCGACCGCAGCCGCAAGCAAACGTTGGTGGAATACGGCTTCCGCCTGCCCAGCGCGTTGGACAACCGCCCCCTCACCTTCGAGGAATTCGAGCGGCGCATGGGCTACACCATTTACACCAGCGCCACCCCCGGCCCCTACGAACTGGGCAAAGCCGAGCAGGTCGTTGAGCAAATCATCCGCCCCACGGGCTTGCTCGACCCCGAAGTGGAAGTGCGCCCCACCGAAGGCCAGATCGACGACCTGCTGGCCGAAATTCGCGCCCGGGTGGCGGTGGGCGAGCGGGTGCTGGTCACCACCCTGACCAAGCGCATGGCCGAAAAACTGAGCGATTACCTGGTCGAGCAGGGCATCAAAGTCCACTACCTGCATTCGGAAGTGGACACCCTCGACCGGGTCGGCATTCTCCGCGACCTGCGGATGGGGGTGTTCGACGTCGTGGTGGGCATCAACCTGCTGCGCGAGGGGCTGGATCTGCCCGAGGTGTCGCTGGTTGCCATTCTGGACGCGGACAAGGAAGGCTTCCTGCGCAGTGCGACCGCGCTGATTCAGACCATTGGCCGCGCCGCCCGCCACCTGCACGGCAAGGCCATCATGTACGCCGACAAAATCACCCCCGCGATGCAGCAGGCGATTGACGAAACCAACCGCCGCCGGGAAAAGCAAATGGCCTACAACCGGGAACACGGCATCGAGCCGCGGGGCATCGTCAAGGAAATCCACGACCTGACCGAGCGGGTCGCCGCACAGGTCGCCGAAAACCAGGCCAAATACCACGCCGGCGAAACCACGCCTGAACGCATGTCGGCCAGGGAACTGGCCGCACTGATTGCCGACCTGGAAGGCGAAATGCGCGCCGCGGCCGAGGCGCTGGAATTCGAACGCGCCGCGGCATTGCGCGACCGCATCTTCGAACTGCGCGGCCGCCTGGCTTCCAACCCTACTTTGAAGCCGTGGGAGCGGTTGAAGTTATTGGGGGAACAAAAAACCTGACAGGTTT
This genomic interval carries:
- the uvrB gene encoding excinuclease ABC subunit UvrB; translated protein: MNTRFRLHAPYQPTGDQPEAIRQLVDGVRRGYRHQVLLGATGTGKTFTMASVIERVQLPALVLAHNKTLAAQLYAEFKAFFPENAVEYFVSYYDYYQPEAYVPQQDLYIEKDADINEEIERLRLAATTALMTRPDVIIVASVSAIYGLGNPEAYGRGVIRLHTGEIYRRNALLRQLVESQYQRNDLDLRPGTFRVRGDTLEIAPAYADDLVYRIDFFGDEVERIAAYDMWGSRQEFLNAVEIFPARHYLTEEEKLQKALADIEAELETRLAELKAQGKLVEAQRLEQRTRYDLEMLREMGYCSGIENYSRHLEQRPPGSPPWTLMDYLPAEYLLIIDESHITIPQIRGMYRGDRSRKQTLVEYGFRLPSALDNRPLTFEEFERRMGYTIYTSATPGPYELGKAEQVVEQIIRPTGLLDPEVEVRPTEGQIDDLLAEIRARVAVGERVLVTTLTKRMAEKLSDYLVEQGIKVHYLHSEVDTLDRVGILRDLRMGVFDVVVGINLLREGLDLPEVSLVAILDADKEGFLRSATALIQTIGRAARHLHGKAIMYADKITPAMQQAIDETNRRREKQMAYNREHGIEPRGIVKEIHDLTERVAAQVAENQAKYHAGETTPERMSARELAALIADLEGEMRAAAEALEFERAAALRDRIFELRGRLASNPTLKPWERLKLLGEQKT